GCTCCAGCGAACCCGACTCGCGCAGGTCCGCCAGCTGCGGGCGCTTATCCGTGCGCGCTTCCGGCCCACGGTTGAGCTGAGAGATCGCCACCAGCGGCACATCCAGCTCCTTGGCCAACAGCTTCAGCGAGCGGGAGAACTCAGAAACCTCCTGCTGGCGCGACTCCACCCGCTTGCCGGAGGTCATCAGCTGCAGGTAGTCCACCACGATGAGCTGCAAGTCATGCTTCTGCTTGAGGCGGCGGGCCTTGGCGCGAATGTCCATCATCGTCATGTTGGAGGAATCGTCAATGAACAGCGGCGCCTCAGAGATCTGGCCCACCCGGTTAGCCAGCTTTTCCCACTCCGCGTCATCCATCTTCCCGGAGCGCATGTCAGACAGCCTGATCTCTGTCTCTGCGGACAGCAGCCGCATGGTGATCTCCGTCTTGGACATTTCCAGAGAGAAGATCACCGAGGCCTTGTCATGCTTGATGGAGCAGGAACGCACAAAGTCCAGCGCCAGCGTGGACTTGCCCACGCCGGGGCGCGCCGCCACGATGATCATCTGCCCGCCGTGCAGGCCCTGCGTGAGGCTATCGAGGTCAATAAACCCCGTGGGCACGCCTTGAGCCAGGCCGCCGTGCGAAGAGATCATGTCTATCTCATCGAGGGTGGGCTGCAGGATATCGGCCAGGACCTCATAGTCTTCGGCGGACTTGTCCCGGTTGATGGCAAAGACTTCCTGCTGGGCCATGTCCACCACGGCATCTACTTCAGCGCCCTCAGCACCTTCATAGCCCAGCTGCACCACGCGCGTGCCGGCGTCGACAAGCCTGCGCAACGTCGCCTTTTCCTCCACGATTTCCGCGTAATAGCGGGCATTCGCGGCGGTAGGAACCGAGGCGATGAGCGTGTGCAGATACGGCGGGCCGCCCACCCGGTCCAGCTCGTTGCTGCGCTCCAGGCGCGCGGCGACGATGACCGGGTCGATCTCCTTGCTTTCCGCAAACAGATCGATGATGGCCCGGTAAATCAGCGTGTGGGCGGGGTGATAGAAGTCATCCGGGGTAAGAATCTCAATGATGTCCAGCACCGTCGTGGGGCTCAGCAGCATGGCGCCGAGTACGCCCTGCTCCGCCTCCCGATCGTGCGGAGGCTGACGGAAACCCGGGCTCGCCGCACCCCGGTTCGACCCCCGACCGGCGTACTCGCCCGGGTCCTCTGGGGCCTCCGGCGGCGGCACGTAGCCATCATCATCAAAACTGACCCCAGAGATGCCGGTACTCATCGTGCCTCCTGCGCCCCTTCCTCCAGCTCGCGCACGCAACCCACGCGCCCTTTAGATCCTAGCCCCCGCTCCCACCGCTGCTAGGCATCCTGCAGGCAGGCGGGGGTGGGGTGGGGACAACTCCTAGCTATCCACAGCCTGCGGCTTTTCGGAGGCCCGGGCGATCGCATCCGCCGCCCTGATGAGGGCAAGATGGGAAAACGCCTGCGGGTAATTGCCCGCCATCCGGCCGGTGGCCGGGTCATACTCCTCGGCCAGCAGGCCCAGATCCGAGGCGAAGCCACACAGGGCGTCGAAGGTGCGCTGCGCATCAGCCAGCCGCCCGGACGCCGCGTACTGCTCCGCCAGCCAAAAGGCGCACATGACAAACGGGTACTCGTCGCCCTCCAGGCCGTCGATGCCCTTCTGGGTGCGGTAGCGGTAAACCAACCCGTCCCCGGCAACCAGGTCGCGCTCGATGCGCGCCACCGTGCCCAGCATCGCCGGATCATCAGCGGCAACGAACCCCGTCTGGGGCAGCTGCAGCAGGGACGCATCTACCTCGGTGGACCCGTAGGTCTGGGTGAAACAGTTCAGCTCCCGGTTGAAGCCGCGCTCCCAGATCTCCGCGTGCAGGCGCTCCCGGTACTCCCGCCACACCTCCACGTCACCGCAGTAGCCGTGCTCCTCTACCGCGCGGATGCCCTCATTAAACGCCGCCCACATCATCACCCGACCGTGCGTGAAGTAGTGGCGCTCCCCGCGCATCTCCCAGATGCCATGATCGCGCTGCTCAACGTGCTCCATGCAGTAGGCCAGCAGCTGCTCCTGGAGGCCCCACGTGTAGGGCGTGTCCGCGTAGCCGGCATCGCGCAGCGCCGCCAGCGCGAGCATCACCTCGCCGACCACATCGGCCTGGTACTGCGCCGCGGCACCGTTGCCCACCCGCACCGGGCGGGAGCCCTCATAGCCGGCCAGGTGCGTCAACTCCCGCTCGGGAAGCTCTCGACGCCCATCCAGCCCGTACATGATCTGCAGTTTCGACGGGTCGCCCGCCACCGCCCGCAGCAGCCAGTTACGCCATCCGGTCGCCCCCTTGATCAGGCCATGGTCCACCATCACCTGCACCGTCAGGGAGGCATCACGCAACCAGGTGTAGCGGTAGTCCCAGTTGCGGGTGCCGCCGAAGTCCTCGGGTAACGACGCCGTCGGGGCCGCCACAATGCCGCCCGTCTCATTGTCCGTCAGCGCGCGCAGCACCAGCAGGGACCGCTCCACGAAGGGATGCTGATCGGGGCCGCCGACGTCGAGAAGCTCCACCCAATCACCCCAGAAGTCCTCCGCCTCCGCCAGGGCCTCATCGCAGTTGATGGGATCCGGGATCGACTCCCACGGCTTAAACCACGTCAGGGACCAATCCGCCCGCTCCCCGGCGTGCAGCGTGGTCGTGCCAGACAGCTGATCAAAGACGCCGCCGGAAGGATCCTCCTCCGGGTCCGCCAAAGAATCGTCATACTCCAGGCCCGGGCCGTAGAGCACGATCCCATCCGGGCCGCCCGTGCACACCAAGCCACTGTGCGCAGCGCCCTCACTCGGCTCCAGCGGGCGCAGCCACGGACGCACCTGCCCGTAGTGGAAGCGGATGCGCATCTCCTGGCGCACCTCAACAGTGCCGCTGAGGCATTCCACGCGGCGGATGAGATCCGCCTCCCCATTGTTGGGGGTCATGAAATCCAGCACCCGCGCTGTGCCTGTGGGGGTGGACCACTGGGTCTCCAGGATGAAGGTATTTCCCACGTAACGCCGGGCCGTTACTGTACCGCCGGGGCAGGATAGCTTCCAGCGGCCATCAGCCTTGTGGCCCAGAATCGCGGAAAACAGCGCCCCCGAGTCAAACCGCGGCAGGCACAGCCAGTCGATGGACCCGTGCCGGGAGACCAGGGCAGCGGTGTGTTGGTCGGACAGCAGCGCGTACTCTTCCAGCGGCGTGCTTGCAGGCTTAGCGGTCACACTTACTCCATGTGTTTGTTATTGCGATGGTGATTCGGGTTGCGGGGGCGCCGCGACTTCGGGCTGTACCGCGACAGGTCTGTCCCGGCCGCGGCGAAGCGACAGGCCGAGCGGCCCGCCGCGGGTGCCCCAGGGGAATAGGCCGTGCGGACCTGTCCCCAGGCCCTCTCCGGCCCCGTGCGCGGCGCGGTTATCCACAAGCCCTGTGGATAACGTGGTGGGTGTGTCCCCTTTCGGCCCATTACCGGGGCAAAAAGGTCCACCCCGGCTCCGGACGGGCGATTCGGGCGCCATGCTACCGGCGGCGCGGGGGTCCACACAAATCTATTATCCATGCAGGTCAGGGGCATACCGCGACCACAGCCAGTGGATCCACGTATGCGCTGTATGTTCCCAGGGCACTACCGGACCGCGCAACGCCATGACCGGCACAGACGGTGCGTAGTGCGGGCAGCAGCAGCCCTACCACTGGGCGGGCGGGGCGAACTTATCCCCAGTTATCCACAGTTATTCACAGTTGTCCACAGCCATCCCCAGCTGTCCACAGTGGCCTGGATAGCGGGGGTGCGAAGGCCGCTCAGTGGACGGCTGCTCAGTGGATGGCTGTCCGCGGACCGCTGCCTGCGCACGCGGCATCCGGACGCAACAACGGCCCCTGTCCCTCACGTAAGCTGCGCGGGCGCGGGGCGCCGACACGGCTCGGTAGGGCAGAGGCCGCTGTTGTGCTGTTGTCGTTGTGGCCGCTGGCGCCTTGTGCTTTAAGGCGCGCGGCCGCCGTCTGTGACGTAAAGCGGGGCTTTACGCGGAGACGACCTCAAAGTCCACATTCGCTGCAACGTCCTTGTGCAGCTGAACCTTGACGCGGTACTTGCCGGTCGACTTGACCAGGCCCTTGGGCAGCTCCACGGAGCGCTTGTCCACCTTGGGACCGCCAGCCTTGGCGATCGCGGCGACAATGTCATCGGCCTTCACGGAGCCGAAGAGCTTGCCCTTCTCAGAGGTGCGCATAGAGATGGTCACACCGGTGAGGGCGTCGAGCTGCTGGCGCACCTCGTGCGCGTGGTCCAGGTCGCGGATCTCGCGGGCCTGCTGGGCACGCTTGATGCCCTCGATCTGCTTCTCGGCGCCGCGGGTGGCCACGATGGCCAGGCCGCGGGGAAGCAGCAAGTTTCGTCCGTAGCCGTCTTTGACCTCCACGATGTCGCCTGCGACACCGAGGTTGTCAACGGCAGCGGTGAGGATCAGCTTCATGATCCCTGCCTTTCGTTGTCTTTGAAGAAGTTCTGCCTGGTGCGTGGTTCGCGCATGAGATGCGCGTGGGATCAGAAGGGGGGTTCGTCGTCGCCCGCGCCGAAACCGCCGGCCGGGGGAGCGGAGTTCCAGGGGTCATTGTCGGGCCCCTGGGATTGGCCGCCGCCGAAACCGCCGTGGTTATTGTGCTGGCTGGGGGCTTGGGACTGCCCGCCACCAAAGCCGCCTTGGTTCTGGTTGGGCTGGGACTGCCCGGATTGGCCGCCGCGGTTCCCCGATCCGCCACCGAAGCCGCCGCCCTGCCCGCCTTCGCGGGGGTTGCGGTTGACCTGGGCTGAGGCGTAGCGCAGTGAGGGCCCGAGGTCATCGACCTCGATCTCATAGACGGTACGGTTCTCGCCTTCACGGTTTTGGTAGGAGCGTTGGCGCAGCCGGCCGGTCACGATGATGCGCATGCCCTTGGTCAGGGATTCTGCGACATTCTCCGCGGCCTGCCGCCACACGTTGCAGGTCAAAAACAGCGCCTCGCCGTCCTCCCAGCGGTTTTCTTGAGAGTTAAACCGGCGGGGGGTTGAGGCGATACGGAAATTTGCTACCGCCGCACCCGAGGGGGTGTAGCGCAGCTCGGGGTCGTTGACGCAGTTGCCAACGACCGTGATTGTGGTGTCTCCCATTGCCATGGCTTGAAGGTGCTGCCTTTCTGCTCGCTGTGGTGGTCCGGGTTGGGGTGGCGGCATACTGCCGCCGGGTTGTGTCCCCCACACCGATCCCGTACTGGTTGGTCAGGTCCCCCCTGCTGGCCGGGGTGGCGTTGGTGCGCCGGGTCCGGGCCTAAAGGGTCTGTACCGCCCAGTATCCACGGTTACTTGTCGGTGCGCAGAACCTTGGTACGCAGAATGTTGTCGTTGAGGTTGAGAAGGCGGTCGACTTCCTTGACGGTGTCTGCCTCGCATTCGAGGTTCACCACCACGTAGACGCCCTCTTCCTTCTTTTCGATCGGGTAGGCCAGGTGGCGCTTGCCCCAGACATCTACCTTCTCGACGGTGCCCTTTTCCTTGCGGACCACGTCAAGGAACTTCTCCAGGGACGGGGCTGCGGTGCGCGCATCCTGGGACGGATCCAGGATGATCATGATTTCGTAGTGACGCACGGACCTCATCACCTCCTATGGTCTAGTAATTGAAATAGTGTCGGCCACGCCCCATCATGAGGCATGGCAGGAGGGTCGTTGCGTCAAGCAACTTTTCCAAGATACCCTATTGGGCCTGCTGAAACAATCCTTCAGGCCGGGGTGGAGGCGACGAACACCGCGACGATGAGCGGCACCACCGTGACACACACGAACGCGATCGCCCCGAGCACCGCGGTCAGCGCCACCGGCCAGCGCATCCGGAAGGAGACAAAAGCCCCGGTAAACGCCGCAAAGCCGAGGAAAACACTGGCGATCGTCCACCACACAGATGCCGTCATCATCGCGCCGGCTCCGCTTCCGCAACCTGCGCGTCCACCTGCGCGTCCGCCTGTGTCGTGGGTGCTTGTCGACGCCCCCGCAGCCGCCACCACCACGCAGAGTCCTGTTGTCCGAACAGCCCCGCCAGCGGATCCGCACCACCGTGCGCATCGTAGACCTTGTCCGGCACCCGGCCCAGGATCTGCGCCACCACGATGACCATGAGCGCGATGACCAGGCCGTCGCGAACGGTGACCACGCTGTCGAGCAACCACGCCGGGATCTTATCTTGCTTATCCGCGCCAATGAACATCATGGTCGCCGGGTAGACAAGCATCTCCGTGGCCATCCACACCAGCAGCAGACGCCACCGGGGCACGGCCAGCACGGCGGGGACCACCAGCCACAGGGAATACTGCGGGGACCACACCTTATTGAACAGCAGGAACGCGGCGAGGATGAGGAAGATGAGCTCGGCGACGCGGGGGCGTCGATAAGCCATAAGCCCCAAGACCCCCACCGCTATGCAGGACGCCGCGAAGAGGATGAAGGTCAAGGAATTGAGCGTCTCCACCCCAGGAATCACCCCAAAAGTGCGGTGAATGACCTGGTAGATGGAGTTCCAGGAGCCGGTGCGATCGCTGTTGAGGCGGAGGAACTCGCGCCACGCCTGCGGGTAGGCCACCGCGATGGGCACGTTGACCACGGCCCACGACGCCGCGGTGGTCAGGCACATGAGCAGGAAGCCGCGCCACTTGCGGCTGCGCACCGCCAGCACCGCATACGCCCCCAACGCAAACAGGGGGAACATCTTGAAAGCCGCGCCCAGGCCGAACCACATCCCGGCGCGCAGCGGGTGGCCCCGCTTGACCGCCAGCATGCCCAGCGCCAGCAGGAACACCGGCGGAATATCCCAGTTGGTAAAAGCGTGCACAATCACCACCGGGGAGGCCGCGATGAGGACCACATCCCACACCCGGTTGCCCGTCAGCTCCACCACGATGCGGATCGTGGCCAGCCACATCAACGACATCACCAGGGCGGTGAGCATGAAGTACCACACGCCGTCGGCGATCACCACGTGCGGCAGCGCATCAACCAGCGGGTACGTCACGCGGGAGATCCAGGCCACCGCGCCCTGAAACAGCCCAGCCAGGGCCGGGTACTCCATGTAGCGAGTCGCCCCATCACTGACCCACGAAAACGCGTACGGGTTTCCCCCCTGATCCAGGCCGCGGCCATGAAACAGCGGCGTGATGTCGTTGTAGCAGGCAGACATGTACTGCCGATTGCCAGACCAATTCAACACCGCGCCGCTCGACTTGGCGGTACTGACCAGGCAGTTCGCCTTGGCCAGGTAGCCGAAAGACAAAGTGGTCAACGCCGCCAACAGCAACACGCGCAGCGGAGTCCACCAGCGCTGGGAGCCCACCACCGCGAAACGGCCCAGCGGCCCACCAATGGCCTCGATGAAACCCCGAGCCACCGGCTCGGTGCGCGCGGGCGAGACCCGCAACTGCGGGTGGCCCATGGGTAGGGTGGGCGACGACACTGACGGGGCAGTAGAGCCGGACGACTCAGCCATGGGGCGGGACTCTCCTCTGGTGGGTGTAGTGCGCGCACCGGCGCGGTGCGCGAGCGGGCAGCGGCCGCCAGGCGGCCGGAGGTCTGGGGGCTAATTGACGATCATGACGTCCCCAGGGACCTCCACATCCGGAAGGATCTGCACCATCTCATTGCCGCCCGGATCCGCCGGCGCCGGAATCTCCGGTGCCGGGGCAGGAGCAGGCGCCGGGGCGGGCGCCGGCGCGCCCGGCTGCTCCGCGGGAGCCTGGTTAGCCGGCCGGCCGGTCTCCGCAGGCTTCGGCGCGTTGGGGTTCGCACCACCCACCGCGTTTTGCTCCGCCTCCTGGCGGGGAGCCGGCTGGGTGGCGGCCGGCGGCACATAACCCCCGCCATAGCTGCCGGTGCCCCAGGTCACGGGCCCAGCGGGGGAGAACTGCTCAAAGTCCTTGCCCTGCAAGGCGCCATCCAGGATGGCCTTCCAAATGTCAGAGGGCAGGCCCGAACCATACATCAGGCCGCCCCAGGCGTTAAGCAGGGGAGAGTTGTCATCCGAGCCGACCCACACCGCGGTGGCCAGCTGCGGGGTGGAGCCCACCATCCAGGCGTCCTTGTTGTAGCCGGTGTCGCCCAGCTGGGTGGTACCCGTCTTGGAGGCGGAGGGGCGGCCTCCGGCCAAGACGTGCCCGTTGGAGTAGGCGGCGATGGGCTGCATGGCGTCGATGACGTTATCGGCCACGGTGGCGTTGACGCGACGCTCGCCCTCATTGTCCTTGTGCTCATAGAGCACCTCGCCGTTGACATCCTCGATCTTCTGCACGAAGTGGGTCTGGTGCCACACGCCATGGTTAGTCAGCGTGGCCACGGCCACCGCCATGTCGAGGGGGCGGGACTGGTACTGGCCCAAGACGATGCCCTCGAAGGGCTGGGCGCCGTTTTCCGTCAGCGTTTCCGGAAGGCCCGGCAGCGACTTGGCGATGCCCAGGGCGTGGGCCATGTCCGCCGTGTCCTGGGTGGTGTTGGTCAGGTCCTGCTGCAAACGGATGAAGCTGGTGTTGTGGGAATACTTCAGCGCGTCGCGGATGGAACAGAAACCGCAATCAAAGCCAGCGACGTTGGTCACTGTGATCCCGCCAGGCAGGGTCACCGGCGCCGAGGAGTACCCGGTGGTCAGGGGGATGCCCTGCTGCAAGGCGGCGGCCAGGCCGAAAATCTTGAACGTCGATCCGGTCTGCAGGGCGGCGTTGGCGTAGTCCCAGCCGGCGGCGTCCTCACCGCCGTAGTAGGCGCGCACGGCGCCGCTGGCCGGCTCCACGGACACGGCCGCGGTACGCACGTTGTCGCGCTCGCCGGCGACGTTGTTGTGCACGGCGTTGACCGTGGCCTCCTGGGCCTGGTTATCGATGGTCGAGGTGATCTTCAACCCGCGGGTGGTCACGTCCGTCTCCGTGATGCCCAGGCTATCCAGCTCGGCCATGACCTGGTTCTTGATCATGCCGTTGGTGCCCGACGCCTCGGTGTAGGCGCTGTATGAGGAGGGGTCCACGGTCTCCGGGTAGACGGCGTGAGCACGCTCCTCAGGGCTGAGCTTGCCCGTATCCACCATGCCGTCGAGCACGTAATTCCAGCGCGCCTCCGACTCCGCCCGGTTAACCCAGGGATCCAGCTGGCTGGGCCGCTGGATCGCGGCGGCCAACACGGCGCCTTCCTCCGGAGTCAGGTCACGGGCGGGCTTGCCAAAGTAAGCATTAGCGGCCGATTCCACGCCGTAGGCGTTGCGGCCAAAGTAGACAGTGTTGAGGTAGGCGGCAAGGACGTCTTCCTTGGACCACTCATTAGCCATCTTGGTGGAGTAGACCAGCTCACGGACCTTGCGGTCGATGGAGTGCTCATTGCCCACCAGCACGTTCTTGACGTACTGCTGGGTGATGGTCGAACCGCCACCCGCAGAAGAGTTACCGGTCAGCTGGCCGATGACGGCCCGGCCAAAACCGGTGATGGAGAATCCGGGGTTGGTCCAGAACTCGCGGTCCTCGGCCGCGAGCACGGCGTTGGCCAGGGACTCCGGGATCTGGTCAAAGGGGACCTGCTGGCGGTTACCGTCCGGAGGGACGATGCGCGCCAACTCCGTGCTGGAATCCGAGGCATAAATAGTGGACACCTGCTTGGTGGCCAGCTGGTCCGGCTCGGGCACATCCGCCATAAGGTAGGCGACCATGAAGCCGAGAATCGGCCCGATGATAGCTAAGGCAAGCAGCGTGAGGAAGGTCCACAACACCGGGCGCTTGCGCCGCTTAGTGCGTGGGGCATCATCAGGCGTACCCGCCGAAACCGCCGTTGCGTCGTTCGGGTTGACTTCGTCGTTTGTAGACACCAACTGTCCCCATCATGTGATTGACCATCCTGCACTGTGGCTGCCCTCCGCGCGTGCCCGTTTGACAGGCACACCCGAACAGAGCCATTCAGGTGCAGATTACCTTGCTCTTGCGCCCCAGGTCTAACACGTGGCAGACCTTGGCGCAGGTTGTCCTACTACTGTGGCTATTCTGCGGCGGCGATGCTAGCCGTGGCGGAGCTGAGAAGGAAGTTCCATCGGCAGTCGGGGCAGACTTCTACTCGGTGCACGGTGAGGGGGCCGCGTGTGGCAACGATAGTCGCAATTTCTTCTTCCGTCCGTGCACTGCCGGAGCGTTTCCCCAGCGCATCGCCATGTATCCAGCGCATCCAACGCAGGCGTTGAGAACCACACACGGGGCAGGGCCGCGGGGCGGGGGAGCCGTGAAAATCGCTGGCGGCCACGAGGATAAACTCCGCGTCGCAGACCTCCTCGCGGGACACCTGTCCCGCCCGGTACCGGCGCAGGAGGTCCCTGCGGCGCAGTTCGTGGCTAACCTCCTGGCTGTAGACGATCATCCGACCGATGATAGCCCGACCAGCGGCCGCCTTCGCGCGGCCTAGGCACGAGCCAACCAACACCACGCCGCTTCCACACGCCGCAGCACCGCCCGGGATGTTGCTTATGCCGCACATACTGCGGGCGATGTCTTCACGGATTTTTTCGGCTCGGCGTTTCCGCAGGTCAGAATTTAGTTTCCACGGCAGGTTACGACATGTTCGAATAAACTGCCGCCGCAACAGCCGCAGCACCCGGCCACAACCGCAGCACCGCGCCGCATGTCGCCTGTGCCGCACGTACCGCGCGCGATGTCTTCACCGATTTTTTCGGCCCCGCATTTCCGCAGGTCAGAATTCAGTTTCCGCGGCAGGTTACGACATGTTCGAATAGCAGCCAGCCGCGCGCCGGCCGTGCCGCGTATCGACGCCGCCCCGGCGCACCGCGCGCCGCGTCACGCACGGCACCGCACCCCCAGGGCCGGCGGCAAAGCAACCCCCGGGCTGCGGTGCGCGGGGTGCGCGGGGCGGGGTACGGGGGCGTCGATAAGCGTGGGTACCCGCCCAGCGGGAGGGCGGTCACGCGGTGGACAGCGATGACTATGCTAGTGGCATGACCGCGCCTTCACCTGAGGAGCTAGCTAAAAGGATTCGCCCGTCCCTGACTAGGCTCTATGTACTGTATTTTCGGATCGCCGCCCAGTCTGACCTGACGGGCTCCCAGCTGTCCCTGATGTCCCGGATGCAGGAACGCGGGGCGCCGCGCATCAGCGAGCTCGCCCACGAGGAAGGCATCCGGCTGCCCACCGCCTCCAACGCGCTTCACCAGCTCGAGGAGCGCGGCCTGGTGGCGCGCATTCGGGACAAGAGCGACAAACGCGGCATCCGCGTGAAGCTGACCAAGCTAGGGGAGCGCGAGCTCGCGCGAGTCGGCGAGGAGCGGGACCGCTACGTCACCCAAATGCTCAAGACGCTGGACCCTGAGCTGCTGAAATACGCCGACAAGGTCACCGAGATCATCACCGCCCTGGCCGACGCCTACGATGACGCCTTCGCCGCCGAACTCGAATCGGAGGCAAAGAAGCGCAGCGCACACGCGCGCACCTCCACCGCACGCACCGCGCAGGAGACCCCGGCCCAGCAGGAAGCCCCGGCCCAGGAGGCCCCCGCACAGTGACCAACCCGCAGCCCGCGCCGGCCCAGCCCACACCACCTGAGTGGTCGGATCCTGCGCGCCTCCTGGTCGCTTGGCGCCCTGGGGAGCGGCGCGACGCCTTGGAGTACGCGGCTTGGCTGGCGCGTACCGCCCCGGCGCGCGTGCGGGTGGCCACCACTTTTGTGCGCCCGTGGCCGGCGACGTCGTTGAAGAAGCTCGGTGGGAAGTATCGCAAGTGGTATACCCAGCAGGCGCATGCGTGCCGCGCTGCGGTGCAGAAGGCGTTGCGTGCGGCGGAGTTGCCTGAGCAGTGTTGGGATGAGTCGGTTTCCGCGTTCGTTGATGGCCCTTCGGAGCATCAGTTGTTGGCGGGCGCGGCGGAGAAGTTTGGTGCTGACCTTATTGTGTTGGGGTCTCAGGCCGCGGCGCCGAAGGGCCACATCTTGGCCAGCACGGCCGCGGATGCGCTGCTGCATTCGTCCACGCAGCCGGTGGCGTTGGCGCCGCGGGGTTTGAAGGTGGCCAAGCGTGGGGTGCGGCGGGTGACGTTTGCTTATCTCAACCCGGATCATGATGAGCGGGATCCGGCGTTGTTGGCTGCGGCGCAGCGCGCCCACGCGTGGGGTTTGGGTTTGCGCATCGTGGCGTTTTCTCCGTCTGGCATTGCGGATAAGCCGGGCGGGGATGCCTTTGAGCTGGGCCAGGAGCTTTTCGATGACTGGCGGGAGCACTCCCTGGCCATGCTCGACCGGGCCCGCGACTACGTGGCCGGCCAGTTTCCGGACATGGAGCTGGAGTCCACGGTGGCTACCGGCGATGGCTGGGAGGGCGCGGTTGAGGCGTTGAAGTGGAAGAAGGGGGACGTGCTGTGCCTGGGTTCTACACCTGTTGGGCCGTTTCAGCGCGTCTTCGTGGGCACGGAGGCCACCGAGTTTTTGCCCCATGTCCCGGTCCCGGTCATCGTCTATCCCACGCCCTGAACACCCGATATTCGAGGACGACAGTAAGAAGGAGAATCCCATGCCCGTAGCAGTGGTCACCGGAGCGAGCGGCGGCGTCGGCCGCGATGTCACCGCCCGGCTTATCGACGCCGGTTGGCTCGTCTTCGCACAATTCCGCACCGAAGGCGCCGCCGACGCCGACCTGCCGGCCACCTGGTGGCAGGCAGACTTCGCCCAACCGTTGGGCACCGTGCGGGCGGACCTGGAGTCCCTGGGGTTGCCCGACCGGGTTGATGCGCTCATCCACTGCGCCGGGGTGTGCCCCATTGGCACCACCGCCGAGCTGACCCGCGGGCAGGTCGAAGAATCCCTGGCCGTTAATCTTCTGGCCCCCATGGAGCTGACCGCCCAGCTGCTGCCGCGGCTTCGCCTGGCCGGCGGGCACGTCATCTACGTCAACTCCGG
Above is a genomic segment from Corynebacterium uberis containing:
- a CDS encoding glycoside hydrolase family 15 protein, encoding MTAKPASTPLEEYALLSDQHTAALVSRHGSIDWLCLPRFDSGALFSAILGHKADGRWKLSCPGGTVTARRYVGNTFILETQWSTPTGTARVLDFMTPNNGEADLIRRVECLSGTVEVRQEMRIRFHYGQVRPWLRPLEPSEGAAHSGLVCTGGPDGIVLYGPGLEYDDSLADPEEDPSGGVFDQLSGTTTLHAGERADWSLTWFKPWESIPDPINCDEALAEAEDFWGDWVELLDVGGPDQHPFVERSLLVLRALTDNETGGIVAAPTASLPEDFGGTRNWDYRYTWLRDASLTVQVMVDHGLIKGATGWRNWLLRAVAGDPSKLQIMYGLDGRRELPERELTHLAGYEGSRPVRVGNGAAAQYQADVVGEVMLALAALRDAGYADTPYTWGLQEQLLAYCMEHVEQRDHGIWEMRGERHYFTHGRVMMWAAFNEGIRAVEEHGYCGDVEVWREYRERLHAEIWERGFNRELNCFTQTYGSTEVDASLLQLPQTGFVAADDPAMLGTVARIERDLVAGDGLVYRYRTQKGIDGLEGDEYPFVMCAFWLAEQYAASGRLADAQRTFDALCGFASDLGLLAEEYDPATGRMAGNYPQAFSHLALIRAADAIARASEKPQAVDS
- a CDS encoding single-stranded DNA-binding protein, with the protein product MAMGDTTITVVGNCVNDPELRYTPSGAAVANFRIASTPRRFNSQENRWEDGEALFLTCNVWRQAAENVAESLTKGMRIIVTGRLRQRSYQNREGENRTVYEIEVDDLGPSLRYASAQVNRNPREGGQGGGFGGGSGNRGGQSGQSQPNQNQGGFGGGQSQAPSQHNNHGGFGGGQSQGPDNDPWNSAPPAGGFGAGDDEPPF
- a CDS encoding glycosyltransferase family 87 protein, whose amino-acid sequence is MGHPQLRVSPARTEPVARGFIEAIGGPLGRFAVVGSQRWWTPLRVLLLAALTTLSFGYLAKANCLVSTAKSSGAVLNWSGNRQYMSACYNDITPLFHGRGLDQGGNPYAFSWVSDGATRYMEYPALAGLFQGAVAWISRVTYPLVDALPHVVIADGVWYFMLTALVMSLMWLATIRIVVELTGNRVWDVVLIAASPVVIVHAFTNWDIPPVFLLALGMLAVKRGHPLRAGMWFGLGAAFKMFPLFALGAYAVLAVRSRKWRGFLLMCLTTAASWAVVNVPIAVAYPQAWREFLRLNSDRTGSWNSIYQVIHRTFGVIPGVETLNSLTFILFAASCIAVGVLGLMAYRRPRVAELIFLILAAFLLFNKVWSPQYSLWLVVPAVLAVPRWRLLLVWMATEMLVYPATMMFIGADKQDKIPAWLLDSVVTVRDGLVIALMVIVVAQILGRVPDKVYDAHGGADPLAGLFGQQDSAWWWRLRGRRQAPTTQADAQVDAQVAEAEPAR
- the rplI gene encoding 50S ribosomal protein L9, yielding MKLILTAAVDNLGVAGDIVEVKDGYGRNLLLPRGLAIVATRGAEKQIEGIKRAQQAREIRDLDHAHEVRQQLDALTGVTISMRTSEKGKLFGSVKADDIVAAIAKAGGPKVDKRSVELPKGLVKSTGKYRVKVQLHKDVAANVDFEVVSA
- the rpsF gene encoding 30S ribosomal protein S6, which produces MRSVRHYEIMIILDPSQDARTAAPSLEKFLDVVRKEKGTVEKVDVWGKRHLAYPIEKKEEGVYVVVNLECEADTVKEVDRLLNLNDNILRTKVLRTDK
- the dnaB gene encoding replicative DNA helicase translates to MSTGISGVSFDDDGYVPPPEAPEDPGEYAGRGSNRGAASPGFRQPPHDREAEQGVLGAMLLSPTTVLDIIEILTPDDFYHPAHTLIYRAIIDLFAESKEIDPVIVAARLERSNELDRVGGPPYLHTLIASVPTAANARYYAEIVEEKATLRRLVDAGTRVVQLGYEGAEGAEVDAVVDMAQQEVFAINRDKSAEDYEVLADILQPTLDEIDMISSHGGLAQGVPTGFIDLDSLTQGLHGGQMIIVAARPGVGKSTLALDFVRSCSIKHDKASVIFSLEMSKTEITMRLLSAETEIRLSDMRSGKMDDAEWEKLANRVGQISEAPLFIDDSSNMTMMDIRAKARRLKQKHDLQLIVVDYLQLMTSGKRVESRQQEVSEFSRSLKLLAKELDVPLVAISQLNRGPEARTDKRPQLADLRESGSLEQDADMVMLLYRPDSQDRDNERAGEADIILAKHRGGPIDTVTVAHQLKYSRFVDMARG